The following proteins come from a genomic window of Salvia hispanica cultivar TCC Black 2014 chromosome 4, UniMelb_Shisp_WGS_1.0, whole genome shotgun sequence:
- the LOC125185398 gene encoding auxin-induced protein 6B-like, which produces MSGCSKIRHIVRLRQMLRRWRKKAAMAARPAPSDVPAGHVALTVGSSHKRFVVRTAYLNHPVFKKLLAQAEEEYGFTNSGPLAIPCEESLFEEILRYLNRTESAKTSSARFMSFEDFQRYCHVGLQSNLKILAESRPLLDGFCDKAIW; this is translated from the coding sequence ATGTCTGGCTGCAGCAAAATCCGCCACATAGTAAGACTTCGCCAGATGCTCCGCCGCTGGCGCAAGAAGGCGGCGATGGCAGCTCGCCCCGCCCCCTCGGACGTGCCAGCCGGCCACGTGGCACTCACAGTTGGCTCCAGTCACAAGCGGTTCGTTGTCCGCACCGCCTATCTTAACCACCCGGTTTTCAAGAAGCTGCTGGCCCAGGCCGAGGAAGAATACGGGTTTACCAACTCCGGTCCGCTCGCTATTCCATGCGAAGAATCTCTCTTCGAAGAGATTCTGCGCTATTTGAACCGGACCGAGTCGGCCAAGACCAGCTCGGCCCGGTTCATGAGCTTCGAGGATTTCCAGCGCTACTGCCACGTCGGACTCCAAAGCAACCTTAAAATCTTGGCCGAATCCCGGCCGCTTTTGGATGGCTTTTGCGACAAGGCCATTTGGTGA
- the LOC125220513 gene encoding filament-like plant protein 4, translating into MDKRSWPWKKKSSDKLAAEKANVSGSDSCATDSDGKLDNNNKQPKYVQISIESYTHLTGLENRVKSYEDQVHNLEDEIKELNEKLSEAHLEMINKENLVKQHAKVAEEAVSGWEKADAEAAALKNNVESVTLLKLTAEDRAAHLDSALKEHMRQIRNLKEDHELKYQEVILSKNKIFDKMKHELETRIAKFEQQLLRSAADNAALSRTLQERSNMLFQLSEDKSQAQAEIERLRSNIESCEKEVNSLKYEVHIAKKEVEIRNEEKNMSMRSADVANKQHLEGVKKIAKLEAECQRLRGLVRKKLPGPAALAQMKLEVENMGRDYGESRVRRSTARSPTANLSQLPDFTLDNLLKCQKENELLAERLLSMDEETKMLKEALTKRNGELQSCRSIYAQTASKLQSLESHLQANGEWRSPVTHGSVSVEGFSSRKASNPPSFASVSECGNDDNVSYAGSCATLSMSDLSSVQKDKNTDTPRKSENTKNLDLMDDFLEMEKLAYQSHGSHETVSSPDVSGDTGSTCPEQAKLVGSPSKDGLASEYQVLSKVDSAVADPQLQADQPFFAKLKAELSRVIESMSEGNDMEKVIVDIRHIMQDVFDTSKHQLQNDVDAVPDFGTESIADGAQITSTNGTTLSGNVNSIDNVQFNQELKIAISDIHSFIMILGKEAKVVPGASPDGEGLSESLNKFSARYTESESGINLFDFVLDISYVLREASKLHFNVLGIKSSEVETSSSDCIDKIALPENKGVVDSSGEMYRNGCSHFSDSVSDPDTPSAGNLVPTSESAASRKCSPEEFDELKMDKDNLAVELARCMEKYESTKIQLLETEQQLADAKSQLTSVQKGNSLAETQLKCMTESYKSLETRAEGLQTEVKLLEGKIGNLDLELQEERRSHQNALNRCNDLLDQLQRIETHGVAGNDEKSSQEKDLAAAAEKLAECQETIYLLGKQLKALHPQSDSLSFPTRSRSQKMEASIEGEPITNDIVFPDHNAYGMDNARLFYLNRAGSESPSDIFEAEFSPSDSEANNPQRSPAGPNHQKHRPTKSSSSSASSTPTPLQMV; encoded by the exons ATGGACAAAAGGAGTTGGCCCTGGAAGAAAAAATCATCCGATAAGCTAGCAGCTGAGAAAGCAAATGTTTCAGGATCAGACTCTTGTGCCACTGATTCAGAT GGAAAGTTggataataacaataaacaGCCCAAGTATGTTCAAATCTCAATTGAATCGTATACGCATCTTACTGGACTTGAGAATCGTGTGAAATCCTATGAAGATCAAGTGCATAACTTGGAGGATGAAATAAAAGAACTCAATGAAAAGCTATCTGAAGCGCATTTAGAAATGATTAATAAAGAAAACCTGGTGAAACAGCATGCTAAAGTTGCTGAAGAAGCTGTCTCAG GATGGGAAAAGGCTGATGCAGAAGCGGCGGcattgaaaaataatgtgGAGTCTGTCACACTACTAAAGCTTACTGCTGAAGATCGGGCGGCCCATTTGGATTCTGCTCTCAAGGAACACATGAGGCAGATACGAAATTTGAAGGAAGACCATGAGCTAAAGTACCAGGAAGTTATTCttagcaagaataaaatatttgacaagATGAAGCATGAGCTTGAAACTCGAATCGCAAAGTTTGAACAACAATTACTGAGGTCTGCTGCTGACAATGCTGCACTATCAAGAACTTTGCAGGAACGCTCCAACATGCTGTTCCAGCTCAGTGAGGATAAATCACAAGCTCAAGCTGAGATAGAACGTTTGAGGAGCAACATTGAGTCCTGTGAAAAAGAAGTGAACTCATTAAAATATGAGGTTCACATTGCTAAGAAAGAAGTGGAAATCCGCAATGAGGAAAAGAACATGAGTATGCGGTCAGCAGACGTGGCAAATAAGCAGCATCTTGAGGGAGTAAAGAAAATTGCCAAGCTTGAAGCTGAGTGTCAAAGGTTACGGGGGCTTGTTCGCAAGAAACTGCCTGGTCCAGCTGCACTGGCACAAATGAAACTTGAAGTTGAAAATATGGGACGCGACTATGGAGAATCCCGTGTACGGAGGTCCACAGCGAGGTCTCCAACAGCAAACTTGTCACAGCTGCCTGACTTTACACTTGACAATTTGCTGAAGTGCCAGAAAGAGAACGAGCTACTAGCAGAACGTCTACTGTCAATGGATGAAGAAACAAAGATGTTGAAAGAAGCATTAACAAAGCGTAATGGTGAATTGCAAAGTTGTAGAAGTATATATGCACAGACAGCTAGCAAGCTTCAAAGTTTAGAATCACATTTACAAGCTAATGGTGAATGGAGAAGTCCTGTAACTCATGGTTCAGTATCTGTTGAAGGTTTCTCTAGTCGCAAGGCTAGCAATCCACCAAGTTTTGCCTCAGTGTCTGAATGCGGAAATGATGATAATGTAAGTTATGCTGGTTCGTGTGCTACATTATCTATGTCTGACCTCTCCAGCGTCCAGAAGGACAAGAACACTGACACCCCTCGGAAATCTGAAAACACCAAAAACCTCGACCTAATGGATGACTTTCTGGAGATGGAGAAATTAGCATACCAATCCCATGGATCACATGAAACTGTATCAAGTCCAGATGTTTCTGGTGATACAGGCAGTACATGTCCCGAACAAGCAAAACTTGTAGGTTCTCCATCTAAAGACGGACTTGCATCTGAGTATCAAGTGCTCTCGAAAGTAGATTCAGCTGTTGCAGATCCTCAACTGCAAGCTGATCAACCTTTCTTTGCGAAGCTCAAAGCAGAATTATCCAGAGTGATTGAGTCAATGTCTGAGGGGAATGATATGGAAAAGGTTATAGTTGATATTAGACACATTATGCAGGATGTGTTTGATACTTCAAAGCACCAGTTACAGAATGATGTTGACGCAGTTCCTGATTTTGGTACAGAAAGTATTGCTGATGGTGCCCAGATAACATCCACAAATGGTACAACATTGTCTGGAAATGTTAACAGTATTGACAATGTGCAATTCAATCAAGAACTCAAAATAGCCATCTCGGACATTCATAGTTTTATTATGATTCTTGGTAAAGAGGCCAAGGTTGTCCCAGGTGCATCCCCTGATGGAGAGGGGCTATCTGAAAGCCTCAACAAGTTTTCCGCCAGATATACTGAATCTGAGAGTGGGATTAAtctttttgattttgttcttgACATATCTTATGTGTTGCGAGAAGCAAGCAAGCTGCACTTCAATGTACTGGGGATTAAGAGTTCTGAAGTTGAAACCAGTAGTTCTGATTGTATAGACAAGATTGCACTACCAGAGAATAAGGGTGTGGTGGACTCATCAGGGGAGATGTATCGGAATGGTTGCTCCCACTTTTCTGATTCTGTCTCCGATCCTGATACTCCAAGCGCTGGAAATCTTGTTCCAACCTCTGAATCAGCCGCCTCACGGAAATGCTCACCGGAGGAGTTTGACGAATTGAAAATGGATAAGGATAATTTGGCGGTGGAACTTGCTAGATGCATGGAAAAGTATGAAAGCACGAAGATTCAGTTGCTGGAAACAGAACAGCAGCTTGCTGATGCCAAGTCGCAATTAACTTCAGTACAAAAAGGCAACAGCTTGGCAGAGACACAACTCAAATGCATGACAGAATCCTACAAATCACTCGAAACAAGGGCAGAGGGATTACAAACCGAAGTTAAACTTCTTGAAGggaaaattggaaatttggaCCTCGAGCTGCAAGAGGAAAGAAGAAGTCATCAAAATGCACTGAACAGATGCAATGATCTCTTAGACCAGCTCCAAAG GATTGAAACTCATGGAGTAGCTGGCAATGATGAAAAGTCTAGCCAG GAAAAAGACTTGGCTGCAGCAGCTGAAAAGCTGGCGGAGTGTCAAGAAACCATATATCTTCTTGGTAAGCAGTTGAAAGCTTTGCATCCTCAGTCAGATTCTCTCAGTTTTCCAACCAGGAGCAGGAGTCAAAAGATGGAGGCTTCGATCGAGGGAGAACCAATAACGAATGACATAGTGTTCCCAGACCATAATGCATACGGAATGGATAACGCACGCTTGTTCTATCTGAACAGGGCAGGCTCAGAATCCCCCTCGGATATATTTGAGGCCGAGTTCAGTCCATCCGACTCCGAAGCAAACAACCCACAGAGATCCCCAGCAGGACCAAACCATCAGAAACACCGCCCTACAAAGTCGAGCTCCTCGTCGGCTTCTTCTACACCTACACCATTACAGATGGTCTAA